CATTTACCAACTGTAATGTCAATCAAATTCAACCATTGGTCTTGGCAATCTATTACCTCACTTCAGTGACCATAGAAGCTGTAATCGCCCTTTTACTATATTTACCACGGCCATGCGTGAATTTCAACGACTTGTACAATCTCCTGAGCCGAGCAGTACAGTACCTCctaaaaaatttggaaaaactGGTCAATTTCACATTCCCTCAATAGTACAACTCTATCACACCAcatttttcacaaatttaacCCTGCCACCTCTAATGATCAATGTCATAAATTCCCTCATAAACCTAAATAGAGCACACTTACGCTTATATACTGGTAAAAACAATATCAAACGGCATTTCTTACAAAAATTAAACCTACTTCCCGGAATTTCATCGTACCAAATTACTGATAAACATATACGTAAAGCGTAGGTTATACCGGTAACGATTGTAATCAAACAGCAATCCATGCTGCATCTGAGCGGATTTCAAGAGCTGCAAAACTGtaaattcaccaaaaaaaaaaactaaattatcaCCTCAAAATTAGCTGTCTAGAGCTTTATGGGAGAGTAAATTACCATTGATAGAGAACCTAGGGCTATTAATCTGATCAACGGATTCCGAATTCTGGTTGTCCACATCCATAGCGGAGGAGTTGTTCTCTTTGGCCATATCGTTAATGTGAAATCTCCGTCAGATCTTAAATTTGGCGTCGTCTTTATCGGAATTAGCCCGACAGCTTGAATGTAGGTGGCTTGAAAGATTCTGAAGATGTCCAAAATGCCCCTGGCTTGTAGCACACTGCCGGCGGCGAGGTTTTCTGGTTTAGTCGCTGAGTGAACGTAAATGAAGCCTGTTTGGTCTCGACATAAAAATCCTAGTCTCCTCTGCGTTGTCTACTGTTTAATGGATTATGACAAGTACTGGAGTCTAATGTGTAATTCAAATTGTTTATGGGTACGTGGACAACAGACTTAAAGCCTAGGGGTCATTGTTAAATTTATCATAGCTTACTAATTTCGTCCATCATTTATATGAATTTAGTATCCACAACTagtttcttcattttatttagggaaaatcgtccaaaacgtcccttacattttgtaaaataacttttttcgtccctcacttttaaaattgtaattttatatcccttacatattcacatcggacaaatttagtccctaactaggttttcgatcattttttggccggaatccatcatgtgcaaggcacatgatcattttttaagggtaaatttgtcaaattatattttacataatctcatctatagtcctccacattttataaaataaattttttcgtccctcatattttataaaatgatttttttcatccctcacattacacaaaatgaatttctccatccctcacatttcaaaaaatgaatttttcatttctcactaattatgtgtgtgaatacatttttttaaacacacacacacacatatatatatatatatctatttgattttgcttaataataatagtataaacacatgtatgtaattgggcccaacttgtgggctatcttctctttttgtatgattataactaatatttaccaatagaaccttaatttgcatattcttattgtattttgaccgAAAATAGCTTTATTTGTATACAGGATACAGCAGCTGTGCAAAATGATGAATTAATCAGCACACCTCTGCTTCCAAAGATGTCCTAGAATCTCCCTTAATGGAACACAAGTCTTGAAACAAAGTAGCCCATTTGACTGCTTTTCGCAGCCTACCAATCAGACAGCCACGCTGACGTGCATTTGGACCATCTGGCAGCGTTTTCTTTTCCATAGCATGGCTCCAAGCTCTTTCTGCTGTATAAAGAACCACATGAAGATACCTACAGTGTCCCCAACCACCACGCAGAATCAGGATAGATTAACGACCATTAAGAAATTATTAATGAGAGACAAAACAGCATATTTGTTCTTCAAATAGCAAAAGCGAAATTAAAACATTTACCAACTGTAATGTCAATCAAATTCAACCATTGGTCTTGGCAATCTATTACCTCACTTCAGTGACCATAGAAGCTGTAATCGCCCTTTTACTATATTTACCACGGCCATGCGTGAATTTCAACGACTTGTACAATCTCCTGAGCCGAGCAGTACAGTACCTCctaaaaaatttgcaaaaactGGTCAATTTCACATTCCCTCAATAGTACAACTCTATCACACCAcatttttcacaaatttaacCTTGCCACCTCTAATGATCAATGTCATAAATTCCCTCATAAACCTATATAGAGCACACTTACGCTTATATACTGGTAAAAACAATATCAAACGGCATTTCTTACAAAAATTAAACCTACTTCCCGGAACTTCATCGTACCAAATTACTCATAAACATATACCATAAGTGTACAAGCGTAGGTTATACCGGTAACGAGCGTAATCGCCAAACCGCAATCCATGCTGCATCTGAGCGGATTTCAAGAGCTGCAAAACTGtaaattcaccaaaaaaaaaaactaaattatcaCCTCAAAATTAGCTGTCTAGAGCTTTATGGGAGAGTAAATTACCATTGATAGAGAACCTAGGGCTATTAATCTGATCAACGGATTCCGAATTCTGGTTGTCCACATCCATAGCGGAGGAGTTGTTCTCTTTGGCCATATCGTTAATGTGAAATCTCCGTCAGATCTTAAATTTGGCGTCGTCTTTATCGGAATTAGCCCGACAGCTTGAATGTAGGTGGCTTGAAAGATTCTGAAGATGTCCAAAATGCCCCTGGCTTGTGGCACACTGCCGGCGGCGGGGTTTTCTGGTTTAGTCGCTGAGTGAACGTAAATGAAGCCTGTTTGGTCTCGACATAAAAATCCTAGTCTCCTCTGCGTTGTCTACTGTTTAATGGATTATGACAAGTACTGGAGTCTAATGTGTAATTCAAATTGTTTATGGGTACGTGGACAACAGACTTAAAGCCTAGGGGTCATTGTTAAATTTATCATAGCTTACTAATTTCGTCCATCATTTATATGAATTTAGTATCCACAACTagtttcttcattttatttagggaaaatcgtccaaaacgtcccttacattttgtaaaataacttttttcgtccctcacttttaaaattgtaattttatatcccttacatattcacatcggacaaatttagtccctaactaggttttcgatcattttttggccggaatccatcatgtgcaaggcacatgatcattttttaagggtaaatttgtcaaattatattttacataatctcatctatagtcctccacattttataaaataaattttttcgtccctcatattttataaaatgatttttttcatccctcacattacacaaaatgaatttctccatccctcacatttcaaaaaatgaatttttcatttctcactaattatgtgtgtgaatacatttttttaaacacacacacacacatatatatatatctatttgattttgcttaataataatagtataaacacatgtatgtaattgggcccaacttgtgggctatcttctctttttgtatgattataactaatatttaccaatagaaccttaatttgcatattcttattgtattttgaccgAAAATAGCTTTATTTGTATACAGGGTACAGCAGCAGTGCAAAATGATGAATTAATCAGCACACCTCTGCTTCCAAAGATGTCCTAGAATCTCCCTTAATGGAACACAAGTCTTGAAACAAAGTAGCCCATTTGACTGCTTTTCGCAGCCTACCAATCAGATAGCCACGCTGACGTGCATTTGGACCATCTGGCAGCGTTTTCTTTTCCATAGCATGGCTCCAAGCTCTTTCTGCTGTATAAAGAACCACATGAAGATACCTACAGTGTCCCCAACCACCACGCAGAATCAGGATAGATTAACGACCATTAAGAAATTATTAATGAGAGACAAAACAGCATATTTGTTCTTCAAATAGCAAAAGCGAAATTAAAACATTTACCAACTGTAATGTCAATCAAATTCAACCATTGGTCTTGGCAATCTATTACCTCACTTCAGTGACCATAGAAGCTGTAATCGCCCTTTTACTATATTTACCACGGCCATGCGTGAATTTCAACGACTTGTACAATCTCCTGAGCCGAGCAGTACAGTACCTCctaaaaaatttgcaaaaactGGTCAATTTCACATTCCCTCAATAGTACAACTCTATCACACCAcatttttcacaaatttaacCCTGCCACCTCTAATGATCAATGTCATAAATTCCCTCATAAACCTATATAGAGCACACTTACGCTTATATACTGGTAAAAACAATATCAAACGGCATTTCTTACAAAAATTAAACCTACTTCCCGGAACTTCATCGTACCAAATTACTCATAAACATATACCATAAGTGTACAAGCGTAGGTTATACCGGTAACGAGCGTAATCGCCAAACCGCAATCCATGCTGCATCTGAGCGGATTTCAAGAGCTGCAAAACTGtaaattcaccaaaaaaaaaaactaaattatcaCCTCAAAATTAGCTGTCTAGAGCTTTATGGGAGAGTAAATTACCATTGATAGAGAACCTAGGGCTATTAATCTGATCAACGGATTCCGAATTCTGGTTGTCCACATCCATAGCGGAGGAGTTGTTCTCTTTGGCCATATCGTTAATGTGAAATCTCCGTCAGATCTTAAATTTGGCGTCGTCTTTATCGGAATTAGCCCGACAGCTTGAATGTAGGTGGCTTGAAAGATTCTGAAGATGTCCAAAATGCCCCTGGCTTGTGGCACACTGCCGGCGGCGGGGTTTTCTGGTTTAGTCGCTGAGTGAACGTAAATGAAATCTCGACATAAAAATCCTAGTCTCCTCTGCGTTGTCTACTGTTTAATGGATTATGACAAGTACTGGAGTCTAATGTGTAATTCTTGTTTATGGGTACGTGGACAACAGACTTAAAGCCTAGGACTTACTAATTTCGTCCAGAATGTATCCACAACTAGGTCGGTCCCTTGTAAAGACTTCTTACAGGAAAATTTAGTCCAACTAATCCCCCGGCTCATGTGGCCGAGCAGTACAGTGCAGGTCGGCGATCAATGTCGAGGGTAGGCAGGAACTTCATCGTACCAAATTACTCATAAACATATACCATAAGTGTACAAGCGTAGGTTATACCGGTAACGAGCGTAATCGCCAAACCGCAATCCATGCTGCATCTGAGCGGATTTCAAGAGCTGCAAAACTGtaaattcaccaaaaaaaaaaactaaattatcaCCTCAAAATTAGCTGTCTAGAGCTTTATGGGAGAGTAAATTACCATTGATAGAGAACCTAGGGCTATTAATCTGATCAACGGATTCCGAATTCTGGTTGTCCACATCCATAGCGGAGGAGTTGTTCTCTTTGGCCATATCGTTAATGTGAAATCTCCGTCAGATCTTAAATTTGGCGTCGTCTTTATCGGAATTAGCCCGACAGCTTGAATGTAGGTGGCTTGAAAGATTCTGAAGATGTCCAAAATGCCCCTGGCTTGTGGCACACTGCCGGCGGCGGGGTTTTCTGGTTTAGTCGCTGAGTGAACGTAAATGAAGCCTGTTTGGTCTCGACATAAAAATCCTAGTCTCCTCTGCGTTGTCTACTGTTTAATGGATTATGACAAGTACTGGAGTCTAATGTGTAATTCAAATTGTTTATGGGTACGTGGACAACAGACTTAAAGCCTAGGGGTCATTGTTAAATTTATCATAGCTTACTAATTTCGTCCATCATTTATATGAATTTAGTATCCACAACTagtttcttcattttatttagggaaaatcgtccaaaacgtcccttacattttgtaaaataacttttttcgtccctcacttttaaaagtgtaattttatatcccttacatattcacatcggacaaatttagtccctaactaggttttcgatcattttttggccggaatccatcatgtgcaaggcacatgatcattttttaagggtaaatttgtcaaattatattttacataatctcatctatagtcctccacattttataaaataaattttttcgtccctcatattttataaaatgatttttttcatccctcacattacacaaaatgaatttctccatccctcacatttcaaaaaatgaatttttcatttctcactaattatgtgtgtgaatacatttttttaaacacacacacacacatatatatatatctatttgattttgcttaataataatagtataaacacatgtatgtaattgggcccaacttgtgggctatcttctctttttgtatgattataactaatatttaccaatagaaccttaatttgcatattcttattgtattttgaccgAAAATAGCTTTATTTGTATACAGGGCACAGCAGCAGTGCAAAATGATGAATTAATCAGCACACCTCTGCTTCCAAAGATGTCCTAGAATCTCCCTTAATGGAACACAAGTCTTGAAACAAAGTAGCCCATTTGACTGCTTTTCGCAGCCTACCAATCAGATAGCCACGCTGACGTGCATTTGGACCATCTGGCAGCGTTTTCTTTTCCATAGCATGGCTCCAAGCTCTTTCTGCTGTATAAAGAACCACATGAAGATACCTACAGTGTCCCCAACCACCACGCAGAATCAGGATAGATTAACGACCATTAAGAAATTATTAATGAGAGACAAAACAGCATATTTGTTCTTCAAATAGCAAAAGCGAAATTAAAACATTTACCAACTGTAATGTCAATCAAATTCAACCATTGGTCTTGGCAATCTATTACCTCACTTCAGTGACCATAGAAGCTGTAATCGCCCTTTTACTATATTTACCACGGCCATGCGTGAATTTCAACGACTTGTACAATCTCCTGAGCCGAGCAGTACAGTACCTCctaaaaaatttgcaaaaactGGTCAATTTCACATTCCCTCAATAGTACAACTCTATCACACCAcatttttcacaaatttaacCCTGCCACCTCTAATGATCAATGTCATAAATTCCCTCATAAACCTATATAGAGCACACTTACGCTTATATACTGGTAAAAACAATATCAAACGGCATTTCTTACAAAAATTAAACCTACTTCCCGGAACTTCATCGTACCAAATTACTCATAAACATATACCATAAGTGTACAAGCGTAGGTTATACCGGTAACGAGCGTAATCGCCAAACCGCAATCCATGCTGCATCTGAGCGGATTTCAAGAGCTGCAAAACTGtaaattcaccaaaaaaaaaaaaactaaattatcaCCTCAAAATTAGCTGTCTAGAGCTTTATGGGAGAGTAAATTACCATTGATAGAGAACCTAGGGCTATTAATCTGATCAACGGATTCCGAATTCTGGTTGTCCACATCCATAGCGGAGGAGTTGTTCTCTTTGGCCATATCGTTAATGTGAAATCTCCGTCAGATCTTAAATTTGGCGTCGTCTTTATCGGAATTAGCCCGACAGCTTGAATGTAGGTGGCTTGAAAGATTCTGAAGATGTCCAAAATGCCCCTGGCTTGTGGCACACTGCCGGCGGCGGGGTTTTCTGGTTTAGTCGCTGAGTGAACGTAAATGAAGCCTGTTTGGTCTCGACATAAAAATCCTAGTCTCCTCTGCGTTGTCTACTGTTTAATGGATTATGACAAGTACTGGAGTCTAATGTGTAATTCAAATTGTTTATGGGTACGTGGACAACAGACTTAAAGCCTAGGGGTCATTGTTAAATTTATCATAGCTTACTAATTTCGTCCATCATTTATATGAATTTAGTATCCACAACTagtttcttcattttatttagggaaaatcgtccaaaacgtcccttacattttgtaaaataacttttttcgtccctcacttttaaaattgtaattttatatcccttacatattcacatcggacaaatttagtccctaactaggttttcgatcattttttggccggaatccatcatgtgcaaggcacatgatcattttttaagggtaaatttgtcaaattatattttacataatctcatctatagtcctccacattttataaaataaattttttcgtccctcatattttataaaatgatttttttcatccctcacattacacaaaatgaatttctccatccctcacatttcaaaaaatgaatttttcatttctcactaattatgtgtgtgaatacatttttttaaacacacacacacacatatatatatatctatttgattttgcttaataataatagtataaacacatgtatgtaattgggcccaacttgtgggctatcttctctttttgtatgattataactaatatttaccaatagaaccttaatttgcatattcttattgtattttgaccgAAAATAGCTTTATTTGTATACAGGGCACAGCAGCTGTGCAAAATGATGAATTAATCAGCACACCTCTGCTTCCAAAGATGTCCTAGAATCTCCCTTAATGGAACACAAGTCTTGAAACAAAGTAGCCCATTTGACTGCTTTTCGCAGCCTACCAATCAGATAGCCACGCTGACGTGCATTTGGACCATCTGGCAGCGTTTTCTTTTCCATAGCATGGCTCCAAGCTCTTTCTGCTGTATAAAGAACCACATGAAGATACCTACAGTGTCCCCAACCACCACGCAGAATCAGGATAGATTAACGACCATTAAGAAATTATTAATGAGAGACAAAACAGCATATTTGTTCTTCAAATAGCAAAAGCGAAATTAAAACATTTACCAACTGTAATGTCAATCAAATTCAACCATTGGTCTTGGCAATCTATTACCTCACTTCAGTGACCATAGAAGCTGTAATCGCCCTTTTACTATATTTACCACGGCCATGCGTGAATTTCAACGACTTGTACAATCTCCTGAGCCGAGCAGTACAGTACCTCctaaaaaatttgcaaaaactGGTCAATTTCACATTCCCTCAATAGTACAACTCTATCACACCAcatttttcacaaatttaacCCTGCCACCTCTAATGATCAATGTCATAAATTCCCTCATAAACCTATATAGAGCACACTTACGCTTATATACTGGTAAAAACAATATCAAACGGCATTTCTTACAAAAATTAAACCTACTTCCCGGAACTTCATCGTACCAAATTACTCATAAACATATACCATAAGTGTACAAGCGTAGGTTATACCGGTAACGAGCGTAATCGCCAAACCGCAATCCATGCTGCATCTGAGCGGATTTCAAGAGCTGCAAAACTGtaaattcaccaaaaaaaaaaactaaattatcaCCTCAAAATTAGCTGTCTAGAGCTTTATGGGAGAGTAAATTACCATTGATAGAGAACCTAGGGCTATTAATCTGATCAACGGATTCCGAATTCTGGTTGTCCACATCCATAGCGGAGGAGTTGTTCTCTTTGGCCATATCGTTAATGTGAAATCTCCGTCAGATCTTAAATTTGGCGTCGTCTTTATCGGAATTAGCCCGACAGCTTGAATGTAGGTGGCTTGAAAGATTCTGAAGATGTCCAAAATGCCCCTGGCTTGTGGCACACTGCCGGCGGCGGGGTTTTCTGGTTTAGTCGCTGAGTGAACGTAAATGAAGCCTGTTTGGTCTCGACATAAAAATCCTAGTCTCCTCTGCGTTGTCTACTGTTTAATGGATTATGACAAGTACTGGAGTCTAATGTGTAATTCAAATTGTTTATGGGTACGTGGACAACAGACTTAAAGCCTAGGGGTCATTGTTAAATTTATCATAGCTTACTAATTTCGTCCATCATTTATATGAATTTAGTATCCACAACTagtttcttcattttatttagggaaaatcgtccaaaacgtcccttacattttgtaaaataacttttttcgtccctcacttttaaaagtgtaattttatatcccttacatattcacatcggacaaatttagtccctaactaggttttcgatcattttttggccggaatccatcatgtgcaaggcacatgatcattttttaagggtaaatttgtcaaattatattttacataatctcatctatagtcctccacattttataaaataaattttttcgtccctcatattttataaaatgatttttttcatccctcacattacacaaaatgaatttctccatccctcacatttcaaaataatgaatttttcatttctcactaattatgtgtgtgaatacatttttttaaacacacacacacacatatatatatatatctatttgattttgcttaataataatagtataaacacatgtatgtaattgggcccaacttgtgggctatcttctctttttgtatgattataactaatatttaccaatagaaccttaatttgcatattcttattgtattttgaccgAAAATAGCTTTATTTGTATACAGGGCACAGCAGCAGTGCAAAATGATGAATTAATCAGCACACCTCTGCTTCCAAAGATGTCCTAGAATCTCCCTTAATGGAACACAAGTCTTGAAACAAAGTAGCCCATTTGACTGCTTTTCGCAGCCTACCAATCAGATAGCCACGCTGACGTGCATTTGGACCATCTGGCAGCGTTTTCTTTTCCATAGCATGGCTCCAAGCTCTTTCTGCTGTATAAAGAACCACATGAAGATACCTACAGTGTCCCCAACCACCACGCAGAATCAGGATAGATTAACGACCATTAAGAAATTATTAATGAGAGACAAAACAGCATATTTGTTCTTCAAATAGCAAAAGCGAAATTAAAACATTTACCAACTGTAATGTCAATCAAATTCAACCATTGGTCTTGGCAATCTATTACCTCACTTCAGTGACCATAGAAGCTGTAATCGCCCTTTTACTATATTTACCACGGCCATGCGTGAATTTCAACGACTTGTACAATCTCCTGAGCCGAGCAGTACAGTACCTCctaaaaaatttgcaaaaactGGTCAATTTCACATTCCCTCAATAGTACAACTCTATCACACCAcatttttcacaaatttaacCCTGCCACCTCTAATGATCAATGTCATAAATTCCCTCATAAACCTATATAGAGCACACTTACGCTTATATACTGGTAAAAACAATATCAAACGGCATTTCTTACAAAAATTAAACCTACTTCCCGGAACTTCATCGTACCAAATTACTCATAAACATATACCATAAGTGTACAAGCGTAGGTTATACCGGTAACGAGCGTAATCGCCAAACCGCAATCCATGCTGCATCTGAGCGGATTTCAAGAGCTGCAAAACTGtaaattcaccaaaaaaaaaaaaaactaaattatcaCCTCAAAATTAGCTGTCTAGAGCTTTATGGGAGAGTAAATTACCATTGATAGAGAACCTAGGGCTATTAATCTGATCAACGGATTCCGAATTCTGGTTGTCCACATCCATAGCGGAGGAGTTGTTCTCTTTGGCCATATCGTTAATGTGAAATCTCCGTCAGATCTTAAATTTGGCGTCGTCTTTATCGGAATTAGCCCGACAGCTTGAATGTAGGTGGCTTGAAAGATTCTGAAGATGTCCAAAATGCCCCTGGCTTGTGGCACACTGCCGGCGGCGGGGTTTTCTGGTTTAGTCGCTGAGTGAACGTAAATGAAGCCTGTTTGGTCTCGACATAAAAATCCTAGTCTCCTCTGCGTTGTCTACTGTTTAATGGATTATGACAAGTACTGGAGTCTAATGTGTAATTCAAATTGTTTATGGGTACGTGGACAACAGACTTAAAGCCTAGGGGTCATTGTTAAATTTATCATAGCTTACTAATTTCGTCCATCATTTATATGAATTTAGTATCCACAACTagtttcttcattttatttagggaaaatcgtccaaaacgtcccttacattttgtaaaataacttttttcgtccctcacttttaaaagtgtaattttatatcccttacatattcacatcggacaaatttagtccctaactagatcattttttggccggaatccatcatgtgcaaggcacatgatcattttttaagggtaaatttgtcaaattatattttacataatctcatctatagtcctccacattttataaaataaattttttcgtccctcatattttataaaatgatttttttcatccctcacattacacaaaatgaatttctccatccctcacatttcaaaaaatgaatttttcatttctcactaattatgtgtgtgaatacatttttttaaacacacacacacacatatatatatatctatttgattttatttaataataatagtataaacacatgtatgtaattgggcccaacttgtgggctatcttctctttttgtatgattataactaatatttaccaatagaaccttaatttgcatattcttattgtattttgaccgAAAATAGCTTTATTTGTATACAGGGCACAGCAGCTGTGCAAAATGATGAATTAATCAGCACACCTCTGCTTCCAAAGATGTCCTAGAATCTCCCTTAATGGAACACAAGTCTTGAAACAAAGTAGCCCATTTGACTGCTTTTCGCAGCCTACCAATCAGATAGCCACGCTGACGTGCATTTGGACCATCTGGCAGCGTTTTCTTTTCCATAGCATGGCTCCAAGCTCTTTCTGCTGTATAAAGAACCACATGAAGATACCTACAGTGTCCCCAACCACCACGCAGAATCAGGATAGATTAACGACCATTAAGAAATTATTAATGAGAGACAAAACAGCA
This sequence is a window from Coffea eugenioides isolate CCC68of chromosome 7, Ceug_1.0, whole genome shotgun sequence. Protein-coding genes within it:
- the LOC113777112 gene encoding signal recognition particle subunit SRP68-like, which translates into the protein MAKENNSSAMDVDNQNSESVDQINSPRFSINVLQLLKSAQMQHGLRFGDYARYRRYCTARLRRLYKSLKFTHGRGKYSKRAITASMVTEVRYLHVVLYTAERAWSHAMEKKTLPDGPNARQRGYLIGRLRKAVKWATLFQDLCSIKGDSRTSLEAEVC
- the LOC113777111 gene encoding signal recognition particle subunit SRP68-like, yielding MAKENNSSAMDVDNQNSESVDQINSPRFSINVLQLLKSAQMQHGLRFGDYARYRRYCTARLRRLYKSLKFTHGRGKYSKRAITASMVTEVRYLHVVLYTAERAWSHAMEKKTLPDGPNARQRGCLIGRLRKAVKWATLFQDLCSIKGDSRTSLEAEVC